TCAATCGTCTTTCCGTTGCTGAAGCAGCCGGGAAGCGCGGGGGAAGGGGCAGAGTATCCCTCGTCCTCGGCCTCTTTCTCGATAACGATTTCGAACGAGAAGTACCTCATGGGCGGCATTATGCCAGACGGGGGACCCGCAGGCACGAGGCATCGCTTTGCTCAGCCGTGACAATTGCTGGCACTCGCTTTCTCCACTTCCATGCTCGTGCGATTGTTACCGCCGCGTCGAACAAGGTCGTATGAGCGCCGAAGCTGTGGTTTCCCAAACGGCGATGCTACAATGTGTCCGATGAGAGCAACTCGGCAGGCACAATTCCAACGCAAATACAGGGTGATCTACATGCCTGTCAGAGGTGGC
The window above is part of the Nitrospirota bacterium genome. Proteins encoded here:
- a CDS encoding type II toxin-antitoxin system HicB family antitoxin, which codes for MRYFSFEIVIEKEAEDEGYSAPSPALPGCFSNGKTIEEAKRNIREAIRLHIESLPAHGRPVPQNHFHDLR